From Cloacibacillus sp., the proteins below share one genomic window:
- a CDS encoding TRAP transporter small permease, whose product MLKILNSIEEKFLVLNLLISTLIVFMNVVLRYCFSASLSWVDEAARYMFIWLIWIGADYTLANRKHLRIDIISSRLHGKARITLELFVMSVWCCFCVFLGCQGTKLVRTVVEQQQLSTAMQISMGWAYLCIPLAGIFMAIRLVFDIINLLRTGEIVKPELSDEEEMIEEAKKGVTM is encoded by the coding sequence ATGCTCAAGATCCTAAATAGTATAGAAGAAAAATTTCTTGTTCTAAACCTGCTGATATCAACGCTTATCGTCTTCATGAACGTCGTGCTCAGATATTGTTTCAGCGCGTCGCTCTCATGGGTAGACGAAGCCGCGCGCTACATGTTCATCTGGCTCATTTGGATAGGGGCCGACTACACTCTGGCCAACAGAAAGCATCTGCGCATAGACATAATCTCATCCAGGCTGCACGGAAAAGCCCGGATAACACTGGAACTTTTTGTAATGTCGGTCTGGTGCTGCTTCTGCGTATTTTTGGGGTGCCAGGGCACAAAGCTTGTGCGCACAGTCGTCGAGCAGCAGCAGCTTTCGACGGCGATGCAGATAAGCATGGGCTGGGCCTACCTCTGCATCCCGCTTGCCGGCATATTTATGGCGATACGCCTCGTATTTGACATCATCAACCTTCTCCGCACCGGCGAGATAGTGAAGCCGGAACTGAGCGACGAGGAAGAAATGATAGAAGAAGCCAAAAAAGGAGTGACAATGTAA
- the dctP gene encoding TRAP transporter substrate-binding protein DctP, which translates to AFGANPTPVDFGELYTALLQKTVDAQENPVTLIYSSKLFEVQKFMTMSDHVYAPSAVFISEAFYKRLPADLQKIVMEGAKKFRAASRTNQQKATKVLLDEMVKKNGLKVYYPTAAEKKQFMDAAKKVYKVMEPVIGKDLIDIALEGNK; encoded by the coding sequence GCGTTCGGCGCGAACCCGACCCCCGTCGACTTCGGCGAGCTTTACACGGCTCTTCTCCAGAAGACGGTAGACGCGCAGGAGAACCCTGTCACGCTCATCTACAGCTCAAAGCTCTTTGAAGTGCAGAAATTCATGACGATGTCCGACCACGTCTACGCTCCGTCTGCGGTATTCATCAGCGAAGCGTTCTACAAGAGGCTCCCGGCCGACTTGCAGAAGATAGTCATGGAAGGCGCAAAGAAGTTCCGCGCGGCTTCAAGAACGAACCAGCAGAAGGCGACAAAGGTGCTGCTTGATGAAATGGTGAAGAAGAACGGCCTTAAGGTCTACTACCCGACGGCAGCGGAGAAGAAGCAGTTCATGGACGCCGCCAAGAAGGTCTATAAGGTCATGGAGCCCGTCATAGGCAAGGATCTCATCGATATCGCGCTCGAAGGCAATAAGTAA